In Companilactobacillus allii, one genomic interval encodes:
- a CDS encoding XkdX family protein — protein MIEALKMEFGWGTLKASDIVDYVPIVISVEDYKYITGQEYQENKKG, from the coding sequence ATGATAGAAGCATTGAAAATGGAATTTGGATGGGGAACTTTGAAAGCAAGCGACATTGTGGATTATGTTCCCATTGTCATTTCAGTTGAGGATTATAAATACATTACTGGACAAGAATATCAAGAAAATAAAAAGGGCTAG
- a CDS encoding GH25 family lysozyme, with amino-acid sequence MAKYFADVSAYQRDDLAFFQGFVNAGVPSVLIKATEGSAKGTNYVNPKLLNQTRNALKAGMNVGFYHFFHAISDQDAVEEAKFFESKVVELGFDKDTPLCLDVEDSKLDTSKVAQYVDSFINYLTSKGYTNVFQYSMASWFHGILNANAHPTWVASYGSNDCGSRGNIIGWQYTSDWGGGSQDMSFDWGIFDKVKTSKPVEKPVKSTIVNVVTALSGNVKGYTTYNSQGIADKDTNITPDSMWKSNNIEVINQKAYFQIATDIYLPQDVTTLKGKLIINYVTGYGVNAYDSNGNSIKDSNLKFKSGTEWKVTDILTDIKNIGLCYEVAPNTFIPVKYQQGSGFTGK; translated from the coding sequence ATGGCTAAATATTTTGCAGATGTTTCAGCGTACCAACGTGACGATTTAGCATTTTTCCAAGGATTCGTTAACGCCGGTGTTCCTTCCGTACTCATAAAGGCAACTGAAGGCAGTGCGAAAGGAACAAATTACGTCAATCCAAAGCTGTTAAATCAAACTCGTAACGCATTAAAAGCGGGAATGAACGTTGGATTCTATCATTTCTTTCATGCTATTAGTGATCAGGATGCGGTTGAGGAAGCTAAATTCTTCGAGTCCAAAGTGGTTGAACTTGGATTTGATAAGGACACTCCTTTATGCTTAGACGTTGAAGATAGCAAGTTAGATACATCTAAAGTCGCTCAATATGTCGATTCATTCATTAATTATTTGACTAGCAAAGGATATACAAACGTATTCCAATATTCGATGGCTTCTTGGTTCCATGGAATTTTGAACGCAAATGCTCATCCAACATGGGTAGCTAGTTACGGATCGAATGACTGCGGTTCCAGAGGCAATATAATCGGCTGGCAATATACTTCGGACTGGGGTGGTGGTTCACAAGATATGAGTTTTGACTGGGGTATTTTTGACAAAGTTAAAACTTCAAAGCCAGTTGAAAAGCCTGTTAAATCAACAATTGTCAATGTTGTTACAGCTTTGTCAGGCAACGTCAAAGGCTATACTACGTATAACTCACAAGGTATTGCCGACAAGGACACAAATATTACGCCTGACAGCATGTGGAAATCTAATAATATAGAAGTAATCAATCAAAAAGCATATTTCCAAATTGCTACAGATATTTATTTACCTCAAGATGTCACTACTTTAAAAGGCAAACTGATTATTAATTACGTCACTGGTTACGGTGTTAATGCATACGATTCAAATGGTAATTCAATTAAGGATTCCAATTTGAAATTTAAGTCAGGGACTGAATGGAAAGTTACCGATATTTTGACCGATATTAAAAACATTGGATTGTGCTATGAAGTTGCTCCAAATACATTTATTCCTGTTAAATATCAACAAGGTTCAGGTTTCACCGGTAAATAA
- a CDS encoding prenyltransferase, whose product MKTTVLDILWFILAVSYAYLKFNTFNFINGVLALIAVLFIHLIINFHNNYMDYRNSKDLDYRQKTSTIGINRESLAVVKKWMYGLTIFPLLIGAFLVYRSSWLTLVIGVILVGIGLLYSGGPKPLNSTMFGEIVVAIAISIFVPLIYSYLGLIGIGKFDSSSVIDIVIICLPNTFAIFAAQLCNNICDLESDVKNGRHTLVYRIGKTNALSLFKASWALTFLLIPILALLQVVPYITLLAILLYPFIWDKFQPFLKEQVKTQTYPLVIKAVTLLVTVYIFLIAVGAIENILRSYL is encoded by the coding sequence ATGAAAACTACAGTTCTCGATATTTTATGGTTTATTCTTGCAGTAAGCTATGCTTATTTGAAATTTAATACCTTCAATTTTATTAATGGAGTATTGGCGCTGATAGCGGTCTTGTTTATTCACTTAATAATTAATTTTCATAATAATTATATGGATTATCGCAATTCCAAAGATCTTGATTATCGTCAAAAAACAAGCACCATTGGTATTAATCGTGAGTCACTGGCAGTAGTTAAAAAATGGATGTACGGTTTGACCATTTTTCCATTATTAATAGGGGCATTTCTAGTTTATAGATCGAGTTGGTTAACGTTAGTGATTGGAGTCATTCTCGTTGGCATTGGTTTATTGTATTCTGGAGGTCCCAAGCCACTTAATTCAACAATGTTTGGAGAGATAGTGGTGGCTATTGCCATTTCCATTTTCGTTCCGTTGATCTATTCTTATTTGGGACTAATCGGGATTGGAAAATTTGATTCTAGTTCGGTAATTGATATCGTAATTATTTGTTTACCAAATACATTTGCAATATTTGCCGCACAGTTATGTAATAACATCTGTGATTTGGAATCTGATGTAAAAAATGGTCGTCATACGTTGGTATATCGTATAGGTAAAACCAATGCATTAAGTTTATTTAAAGCTAGTTGGGCCTTGACCTTCCTGTTAATTCCTATCTTAGCTTTGTTACAAGTAGTACCTTACATTACGCTGTTAGCGATACTACTTTATCCCTTTATTTGGGATAAGTTCCAACCATTTTTAAAGGAACAAGTTAAAACGCAAACTTATCCTTTGGTAATTAAAGCCGTAACATTACTAGTGACTGTATATATATTTTTAATTGCTGTCGGGGCTATTGAAAATATCTTAAGGTCATATTTGTAG
- the argF gene encoding ornithine carbamoyltransferase, with product MDYQGKETSVFQGRSLLAEKYFTPGELEYLVDFGLHLKALKKKGIPHHYLEGKNIALLFEKTSTRTRSAFTTAAIDLGAHPEFLGSNDIQLGKKESVEDTARVLGSMFDGIEFRGFSQKVVEDLAKFSGVPVWNGLTDEWHPTQMIADFMTMKETFGTLKGKTLTFVGDGRNNMANSLLVTGAMLGVNIHIVTPKELFTDDSVVKLAKEYAEKSGSELMITDDIDKGVKGSNVIYTDVWVSMGEEDQWDERIKLLTPYKVTMDMMEKTDMPDGQVIFMHCLPAFHDVTTQYGQNIYKKYGLTEMEVSDEVFRSKYARQFEEAENRMHSIKAIMAATLGNLFIPKV from the coding sequence TTGGATTATCAAGGTAAAGAAACATCAGTGTTTCAAGGTAGAAGTCTTTTAGCTGAAAAATATTTTACACCAGGAGAATTAGAATATTTAGTTGATTTTGGATTACATTTAAAGGCCTTAAAAAAGAAGGGCATTCCTCATCATTATCTTGAAGGAAAGAATATCGCCTTATTATTTGAAAAAACATCTACACGTACTCGTTCAGCATTTACAACTGCTGCAATTGATCTAGGTGCACATCCAGAATTTCTAGGTTCAAATGATATTCAGTTAGGTAAAAAGGAAAGTGTTGAAGATACTGCAAGAGTTCTTGGCAGTATGTTTGATGGTATTGAGTTTAGAGGATTTAGTCAAAAAGTCGTTGAGGATTTAGCAAAATTTTCAGGTGTTCCAGTTTGGAATGGTCTGACTGATGAATGGCATCCTACACAGATGATTGCTGATTTCATGACCATGAAAGAAACATTTGGCACGCTTAAAGGAAAGACCTTAACATTTGTTGGTGATGGACGTAATAACATGGCTAACAGTCTTTTGGTAACCGGTGCGATGCTTGGCGTTAATATTCATATAGTTACTCCAAAGGAATTGTTCACAGATGACTCTGTAGTTAAATTAGCTAAGGAATATGCAGAAAAATCCGGCAGTGAGCTTATGATAACTGATGATATTGATAAAGGTGTGAAAGGCTCAAACGTTATTTATACTGACGTTTGGGTATCAATGGGTGAAGAAGATCAGTGGGATGAAAGAATTAAACTTTTGACACCTTACAAAGTAACCATGGATATGATGGAAAAGACTGACATGCCAGATGGACAAGTTATTTTCATGCACTGTTTACCAGCATTTCATGATGTTACAACACAATATGGACAAAATATTTATAAGAAATATGGATTGACAGAAATGGAAGTTTCTGATGAAGTATTCAGAAGTAAATATGCACGTCAATTTGAAGAAGCTGAAAATAGAATGCATTCGATAAAAGCTATTATGGCAGCCACATTGGGCAATTTATTCATTCCCAAAGTTTAA
- a CDS encoding Fic family protein, with translation MKEYKIKYRKSTYQGVIYWTYRSDEEFKNLLRIMHRQLMEKFRIPKGASLSVFSKQVDASHGKIIAELDGMKFKQYLVVGVSTIYLNINDFIKFNSDSQKIFKESGVYGKYGVTDIGTLQYTVDNVKNSISFGKDICPTIISKASKYWYRTAYYQAFSNGNKRTGLLAAMVFLYLNFYIFDSRDVDIESDLYKKVSMNIANKKMSEYDVYAFIWNNVKYDIDRSTENFIMRGK, from the coding sequence ATGAAGGAATATAAAATAAAGTATAGAAAAAGTACCTATCAAGGTGTAATATATTGGACTTATAGAAGTGACGAAGAATTTAAAAACTTGTTACGAATAATGCACAGGCAATTAATGGAAAAATTTCGTATACCAAAAGGAGCATCTTTAAGTGTCTTTTCAAAGCAAGTTGATGCGAGTCATGGTAAAATAATTGCAGAACTAGATGGCATGAAGTTTAAACAATATTTGGTAGTAGGCGTAAGTACGATATATTTAAATATTAACGATTTTATTAAATTCAATTCGGATTCCCAAAAAATTTTTAAAGAAAGTGGAGTTTATGGCAAATATGGCGTAACTGATATTGGAACACTACAATATACGGTGGACAATGTTAAAAATTCTATTTCCTTTGGGAAAGATATTTGTCCAACAATTATAAGCAAGGCCTCTAAATATTGGTATAGAACAGCGTATTATCAAGCATTTTCTAATGGAAATAAACGTACAGGTCTTCTTGCAGCGATGGTTTTCTTGTATTTAAACTTTTATATATTTGATAGTAGAGATGTTGATATAGAATCAGATTTATATAAAAAAGTCTCCATGAATATTGCTAATAAAAAAATGTCAGAGTATGATGTTTATGCTTTTATTTGGAATAATGTAAAGTATGATATTGACAGATCTACTGAAAACTTCATTATGAGAGGTAAATAA
- a CDS encoding phage holin, translating into MKNKLTLDTHSRVWWISIVSLVLVLAQQIGHLFGWEITSDEVNQIMAIVNTLLAIAGSLGLIYDTSKEAK; encoded by the coding sequence ATGAAAAATAAATTAACATTAGACACACATTCACGAGTTTGGTGGATTTCAATTGTTTCATTAGTTTTAGTTTTAGCTCAGCAAATTGGCCATTTGTTTGGCTGGGAAATTACTAGTGACGAGGTTAATCAAATTATGGCTATCGTTAACACACTATTAGCTATTGCCGGATCACTAGGATTAATCTATGATACTTCAAAGGAGGCTAAGTAA
- the arcC gene encoding carbamate kinase, producing MTKERIVVALGGNAILSTDASAKAQQESVLKTCESLIEFIKDNDELIITHGNGPQVGNLLLQQEASDSTANPAMPLDSCGAMTQGSIGYWLQNAMNTVLKENGLKRQVVTVVTQTIVEADDPAFKSPSKPIGPFYAKKELSEIKNKHPRWEFIEDSGRGYRRVVPSPKPVEIVEYPTIKSITDAGIIPIVAGGGGIPVIKEGNRLIGKEAVIDKDFSASKIAQLVDADKLIILTSKGGIFYNFGKANQKEIFDVSTKEIQAHLDKDEFAKGSMRPKVQAAMDFVNNTGNAAVIGALDDVKEILSGDKGTLIHK from the coding sequence ATGACAAAAGAACGTATCGTAGTTGCACTTGGTGGTAATGCAATTTTAAGTACAGATGCCAGTGCGAAAGCTCAACAAGAATCAGTACTAAAAACATGCGAGTCACTTATCGAGTTTATAAAGGATAATGATGAGCTCATTATTACCCATGGAAATGGTCCCCAAGTTGGGAATCTTTTGTTACAACAAGAGGCATCTGACAGCACTGCTAATCCAGCCATGCCACTAGATTCTTGTGGAGCAATGACACAAGGTAGTATTGGATATTGGCTTCAGAATGCCATGAATACAGTTTTAAAGGAAAATGGTTTGAAAAGACAAGTTGTTACCGTAGTCACTCAAACGATTGTAGAAGCTGATGATCCCGCCTTTAAAAGCCCATCTAAACCGATCGGTCCCTTTTATGCTAAGAAAGAGCTTTCGGAAATAAAAAATAAACACCCCAGGTGGGAATTTATTGAAGATTCTGGAAGAGGATATAGAAGAGTTGTACCATCACCAAAGCCAGTTGAAATAGTTGAATATCCGACAATCAAATCCATTACTGATGCTGGAATAATTCCTATTGTTGCTGGAGGCGGTGGTATTCCGGTTATTAAAGAGGGGAATAGGTTAATTGGTAAAGAGGCCGTTATTGATAAAGACTTTAGTGCATCAAAAATAGCTCAACTAGTAGATGCGGATAAATTAATAATCCTTACTTCTAAAGGTGGTATTTTTTATAATTTTGGCAAAGCAAATCAAAAAGAAATTTTTGATGTTTCAACTAAGGAAATACAAGCTCATTTGGATAAGGACGAATTTGCAAAAGGAAGCATGCGACCAAAAGTTCAAGCAGCGATGGATTTTGTAAATAATACTGGTAATGCTGCTGTAATAGGTGCTCTAGATGATGTTAAAGAAATCCTGTCTGGTGATAAAGGCACATTGATTCACAAATAA
- a CDS encoding cold-shock protein: MENGTVKWFNADKGFGFITREDGSDVFVHFSAIQGDGFKTLDEGQHVTFDVEDSDRGPQATNVTKN; the protein is encoded by the coding sequence ATGGAAAACGGAACAGTTAAATGGTTTAATGCAGATAAGGGATTTGGTTTTATTACTCGTGAAGATGGTAGTGACGTATTTGTTCACTTTTCAGCTATCCAAGGCGACGGATTCAAGACATTAGACGAAGGTCAACACGTTACTTTTGATGTAGAAGATAGCGATCGTGGACCACAAGCAACAAACGTTACAAAAAACTAA
- the argS gene encoding arginine--tRNA ligase: MDSKKLIVSTLMKVLPDEITEEQIEKLIEKPKTSDLGDYAFPTFILAKSLHKAPNMIAEDLVGQIDSTGFEKVVNTGAYINFFLDKAEFANAVLHDVLSKNDKYGNQNEGMGGNVPIDMSSPNIAKPMSMGHLRSTVIGNSIAKIESKLGYQPIKINHLGDWGTQFGKLIVGYKMWGSEEEVEADPINNLLKYYVRFHKEAEEKPELDDQARAWFKKMEDGNEEALKLWSWFKELSLKEFNRIYDRLGVKFDHYTGESFYNDKMDAIVETLEEKNLLVESRGAEIVDLSEYDLSPALIKKTDGATLYITRDLAAAKYRKDTFDFVKSLYVVGSEQSEHFKKLKIVLKKMGYDWSDDIHHIEFGLITTGGKKLSTRKGRVILLENVLQDAVELAKKQINEKNPNLKNKDAVAESVGVGAVVFHDLKNERRDSFDFNLEEVVRFEGETGPYVQYTNARALSILRKAGNIDFSENDELLIDDPNAWDTIKLLQEFPEVIARAGRIYEPSVIAKYSLKLAKSFNQYYAHSKILAEDTGLKARLSVVKAVSIVLQESLNLLGVKAPEEM; encoded by the coding sequence ATGGATTCAAAGAAGTTAATAGTAAGTACATTAATGAAAGTTTTACCTGACGAAATTACTGAAGAACAAATTGAAAAATTAATTGAAAAACCTAAGACATCTGATTTAGGTGATTATGCTTTCCCAACGTTTATCTTGGCAAAGTCATTACACAAAGCACCAAATATGATTGCGGAAGATTTAGTTGGACAAATTGATTCTACAGGATTTGAGAAAGTTGTTAATACTGGCGCATATATCAACTTCTTCTTGGATAAGGCTGAGTTTGCCAATGCAGTATTACATGACGTTTTAAGTAAAAATGATAAATATGGTAATCAAAACGAGGGTATGGGTGGAAATGTTCCCATCGATATGTCATCTCCTAATATTGCAAAGCCTATGTCAATGGGACATTTACGTTCAACTGTTATTGGTAATTCAATTGCTAAAATTGAAAGTAAATTAGGTTATCAACCAATTAAAATCAACCATTTGGGTGACTGGGGAACTCAATTCGGTAAGTTGATCGTTGGATATAAAATGTGGGGTTCAGAAGAAGAAGTTGAAGCTGATCCTATAAATAATTTATTGAAGTATTATGTGCGTTTCCATAAAGAAGCCGAAGAAAAGCCAGAGCTTGATGATCAAGCACGTGCTTGGTTCAAAAAGATGGAAGATGGAAATGAAGAAGCACTTAAATTATGGTCATGGTTCAAAGAATTATCATTAAAGGAATTCAATCGTATCTATGATCGTTTAGGAGTTAAGTTTGACCACTATACTGGTGAGTCATTTTATAACGATAAGATGGATGCAATCGTTGAGACTCTTGAAGAGAAGAATCTATTAGTTGAGAGTCGTGGTGCTGAAATCGTTGATTTATCCGAATATGATTTGTCACCTGCTTTAATTAAGAAGACTGATGGAGCAACACTTTACATCACTCGTGATCTTGCAGCCGCTAAGTATCGTAAGGATACATTTGACTTTGTTAAATCACTATACGTTGTTGGTAGTGAACAAAGTGAGCATTTTAAAAAGCTTAAGATTGTTTTGAAGAAGATGGGATACGATTGGTCAGATGATATCCATCATATCGAATTTGGTCTTATTACAACTGGCGGTAAGAAGCTTTCAACTCGTAAGGGACGTGTTATTTTATTGGAGAATGTCCTTCAAGATGCTGTTGAATTAGCTAAGAAACAAATTAATGAAAAGAACCCTAATTTGAAGAATAAAGATGCTGTTGCTGAATCTGTTGGTGTTGGAGCTGTTGTCTTCCATGATTTGAAGAATGAAAGACGAGACAGTTTTGACTTTAATCTAGAAGAAGTTGTTCGTTTTGAGGGTGAGACTGGTCCTTATGTTCAATATACTAATGCACGTGCATTGAGTATTTTAAGAAAAGCTGGCAACATTGATTTTTCTGAAAATGATGAATTATTAATTGATGATCCAAATGCTTGGGACACAATTAAGTTGTTACAAGAGTTCCCAGAAGTTATTGCCCGTGCCGGACGTATATATGAACCATCAGTTATTGCTAAATATTCATTGAAACTTGCTAAGAGCTTCAATCAATATTACGCACATAGCAAGATCCTTGCTGAAGATACTGGATTGAAAGCAAGATTATCTGTTGTTAAGGCAGTTTCCATTGTTTTACAAGAATCACTTAACTTATTAGGTGTTAAAGCACCAGAAGAAATGTAG
- the arcA gene encoding arginine deiminase gives MTKPIHVTSEIGKLDVVLLKRPSEEVENITPDTMSRLLFDDIPYLPIAQKEHDNFAQILRDSGTEVLYLDDLVAEAIESGDVKSSFLDKMLSESGYAKGCDHDALREYLINLDTQSMVKKLMVGVRKNEIDFTPTDLVSAAEDADYPFFLDPMPNLYFTRDPAAAIGEGISINHMTYSARQRESMFMELIIAKHPRFADKGVHVWRDRNHTKRIEGGDELVLNNHVLAIGVSQRTSATAIQDIARNLFKDTSGFDTVLAISIPHNHAMMHLDTVFTMINYDQFTVHPGILGKGGKIDTWMIHPGNGDELVIEHGHDLKDALKKVLDLDDLDLIATGGGDPIVAPREQWNDGSNTLAIAPGVVVTYDRNYVSNEILRQHGIKVIETISSELSRGRGGPRCMSMPLVREDI, from the coding sequence ATGACTAAACCAATTCATGTAACATCGGAAATTGGCAAACTAGATGTTGTGTTATTGAAACGTCCATCAGAAGAAGTCGAGAATATAACACCGGATACAATGTCTCGATTATTATTCGACGATATTCCATATTTGCCAATAGCTCAAAAAGAACATGATAACTTTGCACAAATACTGCGTGATTCCGGTACAGAAGTACTTTATCTGGATGATTTGGTAGCTGAAGCAATTGAATCAGGTGATGTGAAATCTTCATTTCTTGATAAAATGTTGTCTGAATCAGGTTACGCTAAAGGTTGTGATCACGATGCTTTGAGGGAGTATTTAATAAACTTGGATACACAATCTATGGTTAAGAAACTAATGGTTGGTGTTCGTAAGAATGAAATAGACTTTACTCCGACTGATTTAGTTAGCGCTGCTGAGGATGCAGACTATCCATTTTTCCTAGATCCAATGCCTAATCTATATTTCACTAGAGATCCTGCAGCTGCCATTGGTGAAGGTATAAGTATCAACCACATGACTTATTCAGCTAGACAGCGTGAATCGATGTTTATGGAATTGATCATTGCCAAACATCCACGTTTCGCTGATAAAGGAGTACATGTATGGAGAGATAGGAATCATACAAAAAGGATTGAGGGTGGCGATGAATTAGTTCTAAACAACCACGTACTCGCCATAGGCGTTTCGCAAAGGACCTCTGCTACAGCAATTCAAGATATTGCACGCAATCTGTTTAAAGATACAAGCGGCTTTGACACAGTCCTTGCAATCTCTATTCCTCATAATCACGCGATGATGCATTTAGATACTGTATTTACCATGATTAATTATGATCAATTCACAGTTCATCCTGGTATCTTAGGAAAAGGTGGAAAAATTGATACTTGGATGATTCACCCGGGAAATGGTGATGAACTAGTAATCGAGCATGGTCATGATTTGAAGGATGCACTAAAAAAAGTCCTTGATCTTGATGACTTAGACCTAATTGCTACAGGTGGTGGAGATCCAATTGTTGCACCTAGAGAACAATGGAATGACGGGTCAAACACATTAGCGATTGCACCAGGTGTCGTTGTAACCTATGATAGGAACTACGTATCAAATGAAATATTAAGACAACATGGGATAAAGGTTATCGAAACCATTTCAAGCGAGTTATCTCGTGGTCGTGGAGGTCCACGTTGTATGAGTATGCCGTTGGTTCGTGAAGATATTTAA
- a CDS encoding RluA family pseudouridine synthase — protein sequence MYSRKIKYHGNNGIDINIRELLQKWLIPKKWQHFFRIQRDIYINGKYLPFNTIIKNDDIITLNFDFPPRSKNQTYLPGKNKINICYEDSDVIIVNKKAGIKTHPNLPTENNSLMNDVESYLAPQSHPFMVHRIDMNTSGLVLISKTPYLVPIFDRQLSSKTLRREYLAIVKLNAPINDSGTIDLPIGLDPNDKRKRIVSKDGQDAITKYKVIKQNNNYALLRLNLLTGRTHQLRVHLSANNWPIVNDNLYNPEGKHGNLLLFAYKLIFVKPFSEDIQTTEADIPDFFVSFIQNNFT from the coding sequence ATGTATAGCCGGAAAATCAAGTATCATGGCAATAATGGAATCGATATTAATATTCGAGAATTATTGCAAAAGTGGTTAATTCCCAAAAAATGGCAACATTTTTTTCGTATTCAAAGAGACATTTATATAAACGGAAAATATCTACCATTTAATACTATAATTAAAAACGATGACATAATCACTCTGAATTTTGACTTTCCGCCACGATCCAAAAATCAGACATATCTACCTGGTAAAAACAAAATAAATATCTGTTACGAAGATTCTGATGTAATTATCGTTAATAAAAAAGCTGGTATAAAAACACATCCCAATTTACCAACTGAAAATAATTCGTTAATGAACGATGTGGAATCATATTTAGCTCCACAGAGTCATCCATTCATGGTTCATAGAATAGATATGAACACCAGTGGGTTGGTCCTAATATCCAAAACACCTTACCTTGTCCCTATTTTTGACCGTCAACTTAGTTCAAAAACTCTTCGCCGAGAGTATCTGGCAATTGTAAAATTGAATGCACCAATAAATGATTCTGGAACTATAGACTTGCCAATCGGCTTAGATCCAAATGATAAAAGAAAACGTATAGTAAGTAAAGATGGTCAAGACGCCATCACCAAATATAAAGTCATAAAACAAAACAATAATTATGCCTTATTGCGACTGAATCTTCTAACTGGTAGAACACATCAATTAAGAGTTCACTTATCTGCTAATAATTGGCCAATAGTTAACGATAACCTATATAATCCTGAGGGAAAACATGGTAATCTATTATTGTTCGCTTATAAACTTATTTTTGTAAAGCCGTTTTCTGAAGATATACAAACTACAGAAGCAGACATACCCGATTTTTTTGTCAGCTTTATTCAAAATAATTTTACGTAA